Proteins from one Cicer arietinum cultivar CDC Frontier isolate Library 1 chromosome 3, Cicar.CDCFrontier_v2.0, whole genome shotgun sequence genomic window:
- the LOC101497928 gene encoding uncharacterized protein yields MCPCTKCANCHSYSRICVYEHLTDPHRGFLRGYRQWIYHGEKLRTSSSATKQNVEMEHDMDGLVHDVFGIHSTEESICGEGERIPEVRENSKFYEFVKENEQIPNCKKYSKLSFMKPKVLHKSFSMLLDLLRDALPEENILPKSYYETKKIVSELGLGYEKIHACPNDCILYWHKYAKYEACPKCNTTRWKTTNEDVKGNGMETSERRKKKPAKILRWFPLKPRLQRLFMSSKVAESIRWHHESRLNNGSLRHPTDSLAWKNFDARYPTFSLDPRNVRLGVASDGFNSFKTMSITYSTWPVILIPYNLPPWMCVKQPYFMLSLLIPGPKGPGNNIDIYLQPLVQELQELWDDGIEIFDAYKKETFPLRAAMMWTINDFPTYDNLSG; encoded by the exons ATGTGTCCTTGTACAAAATGTGCCAATTGTCACTCTTATTCTCGCATATGTGTTTATGAACACTTAACAGATCCACACCGTGGATTTCTTAGAGGCTATAGACAATGGATATATCATGGTGAAAAACTTAGAACTTCAAGTAGCGCTACTAAACAAAATGTAGAAATGGAGCATGACATGGATGGATTAGTTCATGATGTATTTGGAATTCATTCTACAGAAGAGTCAATTTGTGGTGAAGGTGAAAGAATTCCCGAAGTTAGagaaaactctaaattttatgaatttgtgaaGGAGAATGAGCAAATCCCCAACTGTAAGAAGTATAGCAAGCTATCATTTATG aaacccaaggtgtTACACAAGTCGTTCTCCATGTTGCTTGATTTACTAAGAGATGCTTTACCCGAAGAAAATATTTTGCCAAAGTCATATTATGAAACTAAAAAGATTGTTTCAGAATTAGGTTTGGGGTATGAGAAGATTCATGCTTGTCCCAATGATTGCATATTATATTGGCATAAATATGCCAAATATGAAGCATGTCCAAAGTGCAATACGACAAGGTGGAAAACAACAAATGAAGACGTAAAAGGTAATGGAATGGAGACTTCTGAGAGGCGAAAGAAGAAACCAGCAAAGATCCTTCGATGGTTTCCATTGAAACCAAGGTTGCAAAGGTTATTCATGTCCTCCAAAGTTGCAGAATCAATAAGATGGCACCACGAGAGTAGATTGAATAATGGTTCTCTTAGGCATCCAACTGATTCCCTTGCTTGGAAGAATTTTGACGCTCGGTATCCAACATTTTCGCTAGATCCTCGTAATGTTCGATTAGGAGTGGCTTCAGATGGTTTCAATTCTTTCAAGACTATGAGTATTACTTATAGCACTTGGCCTGTCATTCTAattccttacaatcttcctccttgGATGTGCGTGAAACAACCATACTTCATGTTATCACTATTAATTCCGGGTCCAAAAGGTCCTGGAAATAACATTGACATTTATCTGCAACCTTTAGTACAAGAGTTGCAAGAGTTATGGGATGATGGAATTGAAATATTTGATGCTTATAAGAAAGAGACATTTCCACTTCGTGCAGCTATGATGTGGACTATTAATGACTTTCCAACATATGATAACTTGTCTGGATGA